DNA from Paratractidigestivibacter faecalis:
CGCCCGCCCACGAGGAGGTGCTCTCCGGCCTGACGCTGCCGCTCGTGGTGCTCAACCAGAGCCACCCCGGCAAGTCCTGCGTCTACCAGAACAACGAGGGGGCCCTGCACGACATCACGGAGCTGGCGCTCAAGAAGGGCACCCACCCCGCCTACATCGGCGTGCACGAGGAGGACACCTCCGCCGGGCGCATGAGCCACCGCGGCTTCCTGGATGCCTGCCGCGAGGCGGGAGTCGAGGTGCCCGAGCGCGCCCAGGTGGTCACCACCTCCACCGTGGACACCGGCTACGTGGCCGCCGAGCAGATCCTGCGCGACTACCCCGAGGTGGACACCATCGTGTGCGCGACGGACTCCATCGCCTACGGCACCCTCACGTGCCTGCAGGAGTACGGCCACCGCGTGCCCGAGGACATCCAGGTCACGGGCATCGGCGACGGCGACCTCTCGCAGATTGTCAGTCCGACGCTCACCACCGTGCACCCCTACTACAAGACGAGCGGCATCGAGGCGGCAAAGATGCTCGTCGGCCTCATGAACGACTCAGACACCGCCCAGAGGGACATCCGCATGGGCTACGAGCTCGTCGTGCGCAACTCCACGCGCTAGGCCTGCCGCCCCGACCTTCCACCGAACTTGCATTGCCCGCCCCGCGCGCACGCGCTACCGTCATGCGACAAGCACGCAAGGACTTCCGGGAGGTCGCATGATCAAGATCGAGCGCCAGGTCACAGACCCCCTGGGCTTCCACATCCAGCTTGCCGTGCTCCTTGCCGGCGAGGCTCAGCGCTGGCGCAGCCGCGTGACCTTCCGCCACGGCCAGAGCGCGGTCGACGCCGCCGACCTCATGGCCCTTCTCAGCCTGGGCGTGCCCAGCGGCTCCAGCATAGAGATCTGCGTCGAGGGGCCCGACGAGGCCACCGCCGCAGAGGCCATCCGCGACCTGGCGAGGACGTTCTAGGCCCTTCTCGCCAGCTAAAACCCACCGCTTGGCGAAGGGCCGACAGCAACGCGCGTCGTCATGGCCAGAATGGCCGTTATGCGTTTCAGTCGCACCCCACGAGAGGAGCACCACATGAAGCAGCTCAACGAGAAGGTCGCCATCGTCACCGGCGCCGGCCAGGGCATCGGCAAGGGCATCGCGATGTGCCTCGCCAAGCGTGGCGTCAAGGTCGTCTGCACCGGCCGCCGCGAGGCCCCCATCCAGCAGACCGTGGCCGAAATCGAGGAGCTCGGCGGCCAGGGCCTTGCCATGACCTGCGACTCGGCCGACCGCACCCGCGTCGAGGAGGTCGTCAAGGCCGCCGTTGACACCTTCGGCTCCATCGACGTCATCGTCAACAACGGCCAGGCCATCGTGCCCTCCGCCCCGGTCGAGGACACCACCTACGAGAACATGCTCGCCGCCTGGCAGTCCGGCACCATCGGCTCGCTCAACTACATGCAGGCCGCCTTTCCCTACATGAAGGAGCAGCACGAGGGCCGCATCATCAACTTCGCCTCCGCCACCGGCATGTTCGGCATCGCCGGCCAGCTCGCCTACGGCTCCAACAAGGAGGCCCTGCGCGGCCTGACCAAGATCGCCGCCAAGGAGTGGGGCCAGTACGGCATCT
Protein-coding regions in this window:
- a CDS encoding SDR family NAD(P)-dependent oxidoreductase; translation: MKQLNEKVAIVTGAGQGIGKGIAMCLAKRGVKVVCTGRREAPIQQTVAEIEELGGQGLAMTCDSADRTRVEEVVKAAVDTFGSIDVIVNNGQAIVPSAPVEDTTYENMLAAWQSGTIGSLNYMQAAFPYMKEQHEGRIINFASATGMFGIAGQLAYGSNKEALRGLTKIAAKEWGQYGICVNVVLPGAESPAAKAWAEKFPEEYQKQVMLNPMHRFGDPEDDIAPVVAFLAGPDSCYYSGQSVIVDGANSIMP
- a CDS encoding HPr family phosphocarrier protein — protein: MIKIERQVTDPLGFHIQLAVLLAGEAQRWRSRVTFRHGQSAVDAADLMALLSLGVPSGSSIEICVEGPDEATAAEAIRDLARTF
- a CDS encoding LacI family DNA-binding transcriptional regulator, which codes for MDINQIAQLAGVSRATVSRYLNDGYVSQEKRAAIARVIKETGYVPSQYAKSLRTGKSNVVGVIIPKINSASVSRMVAGMTTILNEAGYQLLLANTDNDESREVSFLRLFGEKNQVDGIILIATVFTPAHEEVLSGLTLPLVVLNQSHPGKSCVYQNNEGALHDITELALKKGTHPAYIGVHEEDTSAGRMSHRGFLDACREAGVEVPERAQVVTTSTVDTGYVAAEQILRDYPEVDTIVCATDSIAYGTLTCLQEYGHRVPEDIQVTGIGDGDLSQIVSPTLTTVHPYYKTSGIEAAKMLVGLMNDSDTAQRDIRMGYELVVRNSTR